One genomic window of Sphingopyxis sp. OPL5 includes the following:
- a CDS encoding BolA family protein, with the protein MSTPGPVQKEMESLLTAAFPDADFALSNDSAKHHGHSGDDGSGESHFSLTIEWSGFAGLNRVARQRAVNKALGDLPGQRVHALAIRATAPGEG; encoded by the coding sequence ATGAGCACGCCCGGACCCGTACAAAAAGAGATGGAAAGCCTGCTGACCGCGGCCTTTCCCGACGCCGATTTCGCCCTCAGCAACGACAGCGCCAAACATCATGGCCACAGCGGCGATGACGGCAGCGGCGAATCGCATTTCAGCCTGACCATCGAATGGTCGGGCTTCGCCGGCCTGAACCGCGTCGCGCGCCAGCGGGCGGTGAACAAGGCGCTCGGCGACCTTCCCGGGCAGCGCGTTCATGCGCTCGCGATCCGGGCGACGGCGCCGGGAGAGGGGTGA
- a CDS encoding J domain-containing protein encodes MPREDRCAAPGCREAGEFRAPIPATRSPDGPPQYRWLCLDHVREFNSGYNYFEGMSADQILAAQTPTAGWETESRTFRPAGSADLPPRWADFKDPIDALGARFRQRMDEARREAANPGLSREEHAAMQLLGLPADADRAALRRRYSELVRKYHPDRNGGDRSHEARLGEVVAAYQLLRKTKAFA; translated from the coding sequence GTGCCCCGCGAAGACCGCTGCGCCGCGCCCGGATGCCGCGAGGCGGGCGAATTTCGCGCCCCGATTCCCGCGACCCGCTCACCCGACGGGCCGCCACAATATCGCTGGCTGTGCCTCGACCATGTCCGCGAGTTCAACAGCGGCTATAATTATTTCGAGGGAATGAGCGCCGACCAGATCCTGGCGGCGCAGACCCCGACCGCGGGCTGGGAAACCGAAAGCCGCACCTTCCGCCCCGCCGGCAGCGCCGACCTGCCGCCGCGCTGGGCCGATTTCAAGGACCCGATCGACGCGCTGGGGGCGCGGTTCCGCCAGCGGATGGACGAGGCGCGGCGTGAAGCGGCGAACCCCGGCCTGTCGCGCGAAGAGCATGCCGCGATGCAATTGCTGGGGCTGCCGGCAGACGCCGACCGCGCGGCGCTGCGGCGGCGCTACAGCGAGCTGGTGCGCAAATACCACCCCGACCGCAACGGCGGCGACCGCAGCCATGAGGCGAGACTCGGCGAGGTTGTTGCGGCATATCAGTTGCTGCGAAAGACGAAGGCCTTCGCCTAG
- the cobS gene encoding cobaltochelatase subunit CobS, whose protein sequence is MTDIPNSLADHHGSTLLAAPDVEVSAREMFGVDIDMMVPAFSEADARVPDLDPAYVFDGDTTLAILAGFKYNRRVMVQGYHGTGKSTHIEQVAARLKWPCIRVNLDAHISRIDLVGRDAIVLKDGQQVTEFREGLLPWALQTPTALVFDEYDAGRPDVMFVIQRVLETEGKLTLLDQNRVIRPNPYFRLFSTANTVGLGDTSGLYHGTQQINQGQMDRWNIVVTLNYLPAATESAIILAKVPDTDDTTVANMVKVADLTRQGFINGDISTVMSPRTVISWAQNAAIFNNLGFAFRLTFLNKCDEAERMIVAEYYQRVFGEDLPEGVVGK, encoded by the coding sequence ATGACCGATATCCCCAACAGCCTCGCCGACCATCATGGTTCGACCCTGCTCGCCGCCCCCGATGTCGAGGTCAGCGCGCGCGAGATGTTCGGGGTCGATATCGACATGATGGTCCCCGCGTTCAGCGAGGCCGACGCGCGCGTGCCCGACCTCGACCCGGCCTATGTCTTCGACGGCGACACCACGCTCGCGATCCTCGCCGGGTTCAAATACAACCGCCGTGTGATGGTCCAGGGCTATCATGGCACCGGCAAGTCGACGCATATCGAACAGGTCGCGGCGCGGCTGAAATGGCCGTGCATCCGCGTCAACCTCGACGCGCATATCAGCCGCATCGACCTCGTCGGGCGCGACGCGATCGTGCTCAAGGACGGCCAGCAGGTCACCGAGTTTCGCGAAGGCCTGCTCCCCTGGGCGCTGCAGACCCCCACCGCGCTCGTCTTCGACGAATATGACGCCGGCCGCCCCGACGTGATGTTCGTGATCCAGCGCGTGCTCGAGACCGAGGGCAAGCTGACCCTGCTCGACCAGAACCGGGTGATCCGCCCGAACCCTTACTTCCGGCTGTTCTCGACCGCGAACACCGTCGGGCTCGGCGACACGAGCGGGCTGTATCATGGCACGCAGCAGATCAACCAGGGCCAGATGGACCGCTGGAACATCGTCGTCACGCTAAACTATCTGCCCGCCGCGACCGAAAGCGCGATCATTCTCGCCAAGGTGCCCGACACCGACGACACGACCGTCGCCAACATGGTCAAGGTCGCCGACCTGACCCGCCAAGGCTTCATCAATGGCGACATCTCGACCGTGATGTCGCCGCGCACGGTGATCAGCTGGGCCCAGAACGCCGCGATCTTCAACAACCTCGGCTTCGCCTTCCGCCTGACCTTCCTCAACAAGTGCGACGAGGCCGAACGGATGATCGTCGCCGAATATTATCAGCGCGTGTTCGGCGAGGACCTGCCCGAGGGGGTGGTCGGCAAGTGA
- a CDS encoding cupin domain-containing protein, producing MTDKVNLAEAFASFHDHWNPRVAGDINNFQVKLVKFAGKFDWHHHDAEDELFLVIAGRMRMGLRTGDVIVEPGEFIIVPHGTEHCPEALDGECQVLLLEPGSTLNTGNVETEKTRKTLERLD from the coding sequence ATGACGGACAAGGTCAATCTGGCGGAGGCGTTCGCGAGCTTTCACGACCATTGGAACCCGCGCGTTGCGGGCGACATCAACAATTTTCAGGTCAAGCTGGTGAAGTTCGCGGGCAAGTTCGACTGGCATCACCATGATGCCGAGGACGAACTGTTCCTCGTCATCGCGGGACGGATGAGGATGGGGCTGCGCACCGGCGACGTGATCGTCGAACCCGGCGAGTTCATCATCGTGCCGCACGGAACCGAACATTGTCCCGAAGCGCTCGACGGCGAATGCCAGGTGCTGCTGCTCGAACCCGGTTCGACGCTGAACACCGGCAATGTTGAAACCGAAAAGACGCGAAAGACGCTCGAAAGGCTGGACTGA
- a CDS encoding nuclear transport factor 2 family protein — MSELDKKRIEVVRRHMALEITHDWDGVIATFDHPRYELLGPGTVFDGEAAVRSYFAASREPFPDQANEVIAIAADAATDTVLVEFWLTGTHLGPLRLGLRTVEPTGKAFRVRMAASFQFAPGSDKIVCERPYYDQSAVMKALDLI; from the coding sequence ATGAGCGAACTGGACAAGAAGCGCATCGAGGTGGTTCGCCGCCATATGGCGCTCGAGATCACCCACGACTGGGACGGGGTGATCGCGACCTTCGACCATCCGCGCTACGAGCTGCTCGGTCCCGGCACGGTGTTCGACGGCGAAGCCGCCGTCCGTTCCTATTTCGCCGCCTCGCGCGAGCCTTTTCCCGACCAGGCGAACGAAGTGATCGCGATCGCCGCCGATGCCGCGACCGACACGGTGCTTGTCGAATTCTGGCTGACCGGCACCCATCTCGGGCCGCTCCGGCTCGGCCTGCGGACGGTCGAGCCGACCGGCAAGGCCTTTCGCGTGCGCATGGCGGCGAGCTTTCAGTTCGCGCCGGGCAGCGACAAGATCGTCTGCGAACGCCCCTATTACGACCAGTCTGCGGTGATGAAGGCGCTCGATCTCATCTGA
- a CDS encoding alpha/beta hydrolase, whose protein sequence is MPLRHLAVACAALTLSGCAVAVDYGKVRHADYIADARCTAAPGATLDTDALPLFFATSRLPDCRTPDIQLLNHRGDRMRYGRFHAPQEAKVDGKKQLRTPMAFQAPGDWWKALQAETDRRQGRVLLYVHGYRESFATTSRDAAQIARMTNFDGPVIEYSWPSQHKLLGYAVDETNMYHDVRNFRDFLKTLAEQGWVKEIVIVSHSLGARLVIPAISYVDRTSSSADSSNISNIILASPDIDRETFERDIEEEVLAPRRVARDRRITVYVSHKDKALAASRTLHGYPRLGSPYCFDPFEAADLKAKGLPVRCYPAAVAGLTVVDATDVSRGATGHSNFLRSSVVCRDFVDVVAGKRTRPERTTTQFAHVFRLMPDPAMPIEQDQAVCNWIF, encoded by the coding sequence ATGCCGCTTCGCCACCTCGCGGTGGCGTGCGCGGCGCTGACGCTCTCCGGCTGCGCCGTCGCGGTCGATTATGGCAAGGTTCGCCATGCCGACTATATCGCAGACGCGCGCTGCACCGCGGCGCCGGGCGCAACGCTCGATACTGATGCGCTGCCGCTGTTCTTTGCGACGAGCCGGCTGCCCGATTGCCGCACGCCCGATATCCAGTTGTTGAACCATCGCGGCGACCGGATGCGTTATGGCCGGTTCCATGCGCCGCAAGAAGCCAAGGTGGACGGCAAAAAACAATTGCGCACCCCGATGGCGTTCCAGGCGCCGGGCGACTGGTGGAAGGCGCTGCAGGCCGAGACCGACCGGCGGCAGGGCCGCGTGCTGCTCTATGTCCATGGCTATCGCGAGAGTTTCGCGACGACATCGCGCGACGCGGCGCAGATCGCCCGCATGACGAATTTCGACGGGCCGGTGATCGAATATAGCTGGCCCTCGCAGCACAAGCTGCTCGGCTATGCGGTCGATGAAACCAACATGTATCACGACGTCCGCAACTTCCGCGATTTCCTCAAGACGCTGGCCGAGCAGGGCTGGGTCAAGGAAATCGTGATCGTCTCGCACTCGCTCGGCGCGCGGCTGGTGATTCCGGCGATATCCTACGTCGATCGCACGTCGAGCAGCGCCGACAGCAGCAACATCTCAAACATCATCCTCGCCTCGCCCGATATCGACCGTGAAACGTTCGAACGCGACATCGAGGAAGAGGTGCTCGCCCCCCGCCGGGTCGCGCGCGACCGGCGGATCACCGTCTATGTATCGCACAAGGACAAGGCGCTCGCGGCGTCGCGCACGCTGCACGGCTATCCGCGGCTCGGTTCGCCCTATTGCTTCGACCCCTTCGAAGCGGCGGACCTGAAGGCCAAGGGATTGCCGGTGCGCTGCTATCCCGCGGCGGTCGCGGGCCTCACCGTTGTCGACGCGACCGACGTGTCGCGCGGCGCGACGGGGCACAGCAATTTCCTGCGCAGTTCGGTGGTCTGCCGCGATTTCGTCGACGTCGTCGCGGGCAAGCGGACGCGGCCCGAGCGGACGACAACCCAGTTCGCGCATGTGTTCCGGCTGATGCCCGATCCCGCGATGCCGATCGAGCAGGATCAGGCGGTCTGCAACTGGATCTTCTAA